One Nostoc sp. CENA543 genomic window, CTACCTGGAGGAGAGTACCATCAATCTGTTCAAAAGCACCCAGAGCAGTTTTATACATTAAGGGGAAAGAAACAACCGTCGCTGCGATCGCTGCCCCATACCAAGTAAACACTACACTGAAATCAAAAGATTGCATCAATTTACCCATAGGGCCATTCGCGCCAAAAAACAACAGCAACAAAAAGCCCACCACCGTAGGAGGTAAAATCAACGGGGCGACAAATATACCTTCAATCACAGATTTACCCTTGCCCCGATATCCCAACATCCAATATGCTGCGGCTATTCCTAAAACAAAGGTGATCAATGTCGCTAGTAACGACGTTTTCAGCGATATCCAAAGAGGTGAAAAATCCGATGGCATGATGATTTGCGGGAAAATTGAATGTGCAACTATTGACTTGATTGCTCTGCTACTTTTATGTGATTACTTAAAACTATACCAACTTTATAATTATAAAGTTGGTATATAATCACCAATTATGGCATTAACGCTCAGAGTCTCGCTGTTGAGAGAAAAATATATAGGTTGAATGACCTGAAGAGAAGTTAGCCTGGATAATACATTCTGTCTAAAATACTACCAACTAAAATATATTTAAGTATAAATAATTACAAAATAGTCCATCGAGCGTTCGTATATTTTTGTAACTTTTTCTCAAGATTTCACACAATGAGGAATTATATGTGTTACTATATGCTCTGAGAATTATATTCGGTTATAGTGTTTGTTTTTAGTATTGACAGGCTTTTTCCTTTTGGTATTTGCAGACTCTCTCCGAAATCTAAATCTCTGCAAACTGATGATTTTGGAGACATATAAATGTCGATTTACGTAGGCAATCTCTCTTACGAAGTTACACAAGATGCCCTCACTGCTGTTTTTGCAGAATATGGTGAAGTGAAACGAGTACAAATACCTACTGACCGTGAAACAGGTCGCCCACGAGGCTTTGCCTTTGTAGAAATGAATTCCGACACACAAGAAGCTGCTGCTATTGATGCCCTTGATGGTGCTGAATGGATGGGTCGTGATTTGAAAGTTAACAAAGCCAGACCCAAAGAAGACAGAGGCGGTTCATTTGGTGGAAATCGTGGCGGTGGTGGTTACAACCGCAACCGCTACTAAGACCAATAAGAAGCAGGGGAGAGGAAAGCAGGGAGCAGGGGAGAAAGCCATCCACAAAGGGTGAGGTTTGTACCTACAGTCACCTTTTCTCTCTGATTCCTACCTCTTAGCGAATAATATCTAGATGATTGAAGGAGATGCGATTTATCACATCTCCTTCAGTTTTTCGCTCACGTCTAATGTGAATTACAGATTTTTTGAAGTAATTGATGTACATCACGAGTAATGAGTGAGGAAATTTACTTATTACTCACTATTTATTACTCATTACTTGTCAACACTGGGAGGTAAACAAGCCTTTTCTAACTCCAGTCGTTGCTCTACATTACGCAAGAAATACCCATCTACCATTGCAGAGCCTAAAAGTTTACCCAACTCATCGCGACTGGTAGTAATAGTTGTATTGAATTTTCCCCCAGGTAAATTACCCAGAGTCGCTACAATAGAGCGTTGAATTAACTGAAGTACCTCTGGCGAAGCGGGTTTAGATAATTGGCTAACGGTTTGACTATCCATTGACTGCAAATAATCCCATAACCGATTTTGACTCATCACATCAGTTAGAGAATTTTCGGGCTGGCGATGGGAATCATTACTCATAGTAATTATCTCAAGTGCTGCTTAACTATCAACTAATTTAGCAATTTACTTTTACTCACCCAGTGCGCTTAACCGAACTCTGCCATAGGGGTTTTGACACTCATGGGAGTGGGGAGTGGTGAGTAATGAGTAATGAGTAATGAGTAATGAGTAATGAGTAATGAGTAATGAGTTGAGAAATAAATTCTACTTTGTCTACCTTGTCCCCATGCCCAATGCCCAATGCCCAATGCCCCATACCCCATGCCCTAATCCCTGGCAATCACAATATCATTAGACTTAATGACCGCATAAGCTTCTGCACCTTCCTCTAGTTCTAATTCTTCAGCTGACATTCTGGTGATGATGGAAGTCAGCTCGACTTTGTGGACAATTTCTAGAGTTACTTCGCTATTGACTGCACCTGTCACAACTTTTTTCACCACACCTTTAAGAATATTACGGGAGCTAACTTTTAGGGGCCTTTTGGGAAGATTAGGTTCTAAATCTAAGTTTTCAGATGTTTGCGTTGCTACTTTATCTACTTTATCTACCCCTTTGGTTGGTAATGATTTTGCTGCTGGGGGTTGCTGATGAAGACCGCGCACAAGTTCCCGCAGAATCTCAGTTTTAGTGCGCTGAGAATGCTGGCAGAATTCCTCTAGAATCTTGCGTTCTTCTTCTGATGTTTGAAAAGTGATCCATCCTTGTTCTTTTCTTGGCATAATGTTACCAATTTGGTTGGTAAATATCACGGTTATCTTTAAGTACGATCCGACCAAGCCTCAACTCTTGGAGAAGAATCCATCTCAGCCTGATTTTCCTATGAAACGAAGACAAATTCTTGCTTTTCTTGGTGCGGCGATCGCTAGTTGTTTGATAGCAGTTGGCTTGCCTTTTATGACACCCTCTCCTGTAGCAGCCCAATCTAATGTCAGTTTACTGGTATCTGCTGCGGCTAGTTTAAAAGATGCTCTAGAAGAAATTAAACCACTTTATCAAAAGAATAATCCTAATATCAACATCAGTTATAACTTTGGTGCATCTGGTGCGTTGCAGCAACAGATTGAACAGGGTGCGCCAGCAGACATTTTCATTTCGGCAGCGAAAAGACAAGTAGATGCTTTAGAACAGAAAGGATTATTACTGCCAGGTACAAGAGCGATCGTAGCAAAAAATCGCCTAGTCCTAGTTGTGCCGAAGGGAAAAACGGGCATCACTAGCTTTTTAAATTTTAGGAATCCTGAAATTAAGCGTATTGCTATTGGCGAACCCAGGAGTGTACCCGCAGGTCAGTATGCTGAACAAGTCTTGCAAAAGCTGAAATTATTGCCAGAAATCAAGCCGAAATTAGTATATGCCAACAACGTGCGTCAGGTTTTAGCGGTGGTAGAAAGTGGTAACGCTGATGCGGGGTTAGTCTATGCTACTGATGCCAAAATTTCCGACAAAGTAAAAGTTGTAGTGGCGGCAGATGAAAAATATCACTCAGCAATTACTTATCCCGCCGCAGTTGTGAAAAAGACAAAAAATCCTGATGCAGCGAGGAATTTTGTCACCTTTTTAACTACTGATGGCCAAGCAAAAGCTGTATTGAAAAAGTACGGGTTTATTTTGCCTTAGTAGGAGTGTAGGGGTGTAAGGGTGTAAGGGTGTAAGGGTGTAAGGGTGCAGGGGTGTAGAGAGATTTTACACAATGCCCTATGCCCTATTCCCCATGCCCCATGCCCCATAATGTCACAATGAAGATAGGTATTATCTGGAATCTGTGGCTATGTATTTAACTTGGTTAGATAGCAATAGTTGGTTGCTGGAAATTGGTCAACAAAATATATTGATAGACCCGTGGTTGGTTGGTTCGCTGACTTTTGCTAATTTGGATTGGCTATTTAAAGGGTTACGAAATCAAGAACGCTCTATTCCTGACCATATCGACTTAATTTTACTGTCTCAAGGTTTAGAAGACCACGCTCACCCACCGACGCTAAAACAGCTTGATAAACAGATTCCGGTGGTGGCTTCTCCGAATGCGGCGAAGGTGGTGCGGGAGTTGGGTTATACGAATGTGACTAGTTTGGCGCATGGGGAAAGTTACAAATTAAATCAGCAAGTGGAAATTACTGCTGTTCCTGGTTCTCCCATTGGGCCGACGTTGATAGAGAATGGTTATGTTCTTAAGGATTTGACCACGGATTTAAAGCTTTATTATGAGCCTCACGGCTATCATTCTCCACAGTTGAAACAGTTTGCACCCATAGATGTTATTGTTACACCTTTGATTGATTTGGCTTTACCTGTGGTGGGTGCGATTATTAGAGGTCAGCAAAAGGCAGTGGAGGTGGCAGAGTGGTTACAGCCGCAGGTGATGTTACCGACAGCTTCCCCTGGTGATGTGATGTATGAGGGATTACTGGTGAAGTTGCTTCAAATAGTGGGAAATACGGATGAGATCCGATCGCAGTTAGCCCAACGTCAACTCTCAACTCAAATTATTGAACCACGCCCAGGCGATCGCCTAGAGTTACCATTACAACAGCGTCAAGTGCAATCGCGCTAAGTTGGTTGATTTGCGTCTAGCCAAGCAAATAAATCAGCGATCGCACTAAAATCTAACAAAGCTTCTCCTAGTGCTTCCAGTTGTTCTAGCGTCAGAGTTTGAATACGTGCTTGAACTTCTGGGGGTAACTCTCCTACTCGTTTTTGTATTTGTCGTAGGACAAGTGTTTGCTCGCCTTCTTGTTTACCGCGTTCGTAGCCAATGCGCTCACCTGTTGTAATGTAACTCATGCTACGCTCCTGCTCAAATTGTTTAAACTCTTGCCAAAATTCTGCTTCCAAGTCTTTTGGTAAAATCATAACCCAATCGATAAAACGATAGAGATTACGAATATCTCTTTCTTGCAAACCTTGTTCATATAATCGCCGAATTAAGCTAAATTTCCAAGTTTTGCGTTCTCCTAGTTGTTTAGTGGTTTGCTGTGTCTTGAGATGCGCCATTACCACTGTTGCAAAGGGGTTATTGCTAGCGGCTAATTCTGCCCAGCGATTTTGATAGTCAAGTAGTTTGACTGTGCCAAATTTAAAGTCCAAACTACAGTCAGGATAATTATAACTGTATTGATTGGGTCGCCAATTTGAGTCAGTGTCACACAAAATTGCTAGACTGATGGCGGGTTGACCAAATTTGTCAAAGATTCGCAGGTTGTAACAAAACATTCTTTCGGCAAAGTTATCTTCTGGTTTGGCTTGAATTTCGACGTGAATTAATAGCCAAATTTCTTCTCCTTGTAGTAGCCAAACTTTAACCAATTTATCGGCGTATCTTCTTCCTAGTTCTGCTTCTCGTGCTATTTGTTGAAATTCTTTGTCGAGAAATTGGTGTGGGCGTTCCCAATTAATTAGGGCGGCTGTTTGGGGAAAGAAAAACTGCATCGCTTGAGGAAAGTATGCTTCTAAAATTTCTTTCCACGGTGAATCATTATCGGATCTTTGAGGTTCTTTCGTCATTAGTTGATTGGTAAATTTATGTTATTGATATTCATGTTAATTTGAATAATCACTTTGCTTTTAAGTGCTTACAGATATAATTTTATGTTTGCATCAATTTACGTCAATTATTTAATATATTGAATGATACATAAATAAATTATTTAGCAATTTACAAGCTGATTATTCACACTCTCCTATATTATTGGCAATGTAATTTTTACTGTCGTTCCTTGGTTTAAACCAGCACTATATAGAATTATAGTACCTCCCATAAGTTCAATTAAATGACGAGAAACCGCTAAACCCAACCCTGTACCTTGGTTTTTGGAGGTATTGGCATTATCCAGAATCACAAAGGGATGGAATAGTTTTTCCTGTTGAGATGGTTCAATTCCTAACCCTGTATCTGTGATAGTTATAATTACTTCATATTTATCAACACTTTGATGTAAAGATGTGGAGATGGTAATACTACCTTCATCTGTAAATTTAGTAGCATTATCAATAATATTTATCAATACTTGTTTTAGTTTTGCTTTATCTACCTTGACAAGAATAGTTTCAGTTTCTAAATTAGTCTTTAGCTGCAAACCTTTTTGCTGAATTTTAATTGAGCATAAATTGATAGATTCTAGTAGAACTATTTTCAAATCTGTTGTTTCTAACATTACAGATATTTTACTAATTTCAATTCTAGATATATCTAGGAAATCATTGATAAGTTTTAATAGATAAATAGACATTTCATCAGCTCGTTCAAGAAATTCGATTTCTTCTTCTCGACTATCACATAGGTCATCTTTAACTAGGCGTATGCAGTTGATGATAATGTTCATTGGATTTCGTAGCGCATGGAAAGTTGTAGCTAAGAATTGGCTTTGAGTTTGACTGGCTGTTTTGACTTCTTT contains:
- a CDS encoding RNA-binding protein; the protein is MSIYVGNLSYEVTQDALTAVFAEYGEVKRVQIPTDRETGRPRGFAFVEMNSDTQEAAAIDALDGAEWMGRDLKVNKARPKEDRGGSFGGNRGGGGYNRNRY
- a CDS encoding DUF760 domain-containing protein, which gives rise to MSNDSHRQPENSLTDVMSQNRLWDYLQSMDSQTVSQLSKPASPEVLQLIQRSIVATLGNLPGGKFNTTITTSRDELGKLLGSAMVDGYFLRNVEQRLELEKACLPPSVDK
- a CDS encoding molybdopterin-binding protein, whose translation is MPRKEQGWITFQTSEEERKILEEFCQHSQRTKTEILRELVRGLHQQPPAAKSLPTKGVDKVDKVATQTSENLDLEPNLPKRPLKVSSRNILKGVVKKVVTGAVNSEVTLEIVHKVELTSIITRMSAEELELEEGAEAYAVIKSNDIVIARD
- the modA gene encoding molybdate ABC transporter substrate-binding protein, which produces MKRRQILAFLGAAIASCLIAVGLPFMTPSPVAAQSNVSLLVSAAASLKDALEEIKPLYQKNNPNINISYNFGASGALQQQIEQGAPADIFISAAKRQVDALEQKGLLLPGTRAIVAKNRLVLVVPKGKTGITSFLNFRNPEIKRIAIGEPRSVPAGQYAEQVLQKLKLLPEIKPKLVYANNVRQVLAVVESGNADAGLVYATDAKISDKVKVVVAADEKYHSAITYPAAVVKKTKNPDAARNFVTFLTTDGQAKAVLKKYGFILP
- a CDS encoding MBL fold metallo-hydrolase, which produces MYLTWLDSNSWLLEIGQQNILIDPWLVGSLTFANLDWLFKGLRNQERSIPDHIDLILLSQGLEDHAHPPTLKQLDKQIPVVASPNAAKVVRELGYTNVTSLAHGESYKLNQQVEITAVPGSPIGPTLIENGYVLKDLTTDLKLYYEPHGYHSPQLKQFAPIDVIVTPLIDLALPVVGAIIRGQQKAVEVAEWLQPQVMLPTASPGDVMYEGLLVKLLQIVGNTDEIRSQLAQRQLSTQIIEPRPGDRLELPLQQRQVQSR
- a CDS encoding DUF4351 domain-containing protein, which codes for MTKEPQRSDNDSPWKEILEAYFPQAMQFFFPQTAALINWERPHQFLDKEFQQIAREAELGRRYADKLVKVWLLQGEEIWLLIHVEIQAKPEDNFAERMFCYNLRIFDKFGQPAISLAILCDTDSNWRPNQYSYNYPDCSLDFKFGTVKLLDYQNRWAELAASNNPFATVVMAHLKTQQTTKQLGERKTWKFSLIRRLYEQGLQERDIRNLYRFIDWVMILPKDLEAEFWQEFKQFEQERSMSYITTGERIGYERGKQEGEQTLVLRQIQKRVGELPPEVQARIQTLTLEQLEALGEALLDFSAIADLFAWLDANQPT